The genomic region GGACGAAGAGGCCGAAGAGATCTGGGAGATGGCGCTCAAGCTAGAGGGCACCACCCGGGGCACCGGCAAGCACGCCGGGGGCGTGGTGATTGCCCCCACCAAGCTGACCGACTTCTCACCGTTGCTCTGCGATGAAGATGGTTCCGGCTTAGTGGTTCAGTTTGATAAAAACGACATTGAAGAAGCCGGGCTGGTGAAGTTTGACTTCCTCGGTCTGCGTACGCTGACGATTATCGACTGGGCGCTTAAGATGGTCGATAAAGTGCGGGGTGTTAACGGCCAAGAGCCGCTAAACATCGACGCTATTCCGTTAGACGACGGCAAAACCTTCGAGATGCTCAAGCGGGCTGAAACGACCGCCGTCTTCCAGCTGGAATCCCGCGGTATGAAAGAGCTGATCAAGCGTCTGCTGCCGGATTCGCTAGACGATATGATCGCTTTGGTGGCCCTGTTCCGCCCCGGGCCGCTGCAGTCGGGCATGGTCGATGATTTTATTAACCGTAAGCACGGCCGCGCGGAAGTCTCTTATCCACACCCGGATTATCAGCACGAGCTGTTGAAGCCGGTGCTCAGCCCCACCTACGGCATCATCTTGTACCAAGAGCAGGTTATGCAGATTGCTCAGGTGATGGCGGGATACTCGCTGGGGCAGGCGGATATGCTGCGCCGTGCTATGGGTAAGAAAAAGCCTGAAGAGATGGCCAAGCAGCGCGCAGGCTTTATGGAAGGGTGTGCGGCTAACGGCATCGATAAGGATTTAGCGGGCAATATCTTCGATCTGGTAGAAAAGTTTGCGGGCTATGGTTTTAACAAATCCCACTCCGCTGCTTACGCCCTGGTGTCCTATCAAACCGCTTGGCTGAAGGCTCACTACCCAGGGCCGTTTATGGCTGCGGTTATGTCCACGGAAATGGATAACCTGGATAAAGTGGTGCCATTAATTGAAGAGTGCCGCAACCTCAAGCTCACCGTTACCCCGCCGGATGTTAACGTCGGTGGCTACCGGTTCACCGTCGATACCGAGGGCCGTGTGGTGTACGGGCTGGGCGCGATACGTGGTGTCGGTGAAGGGCCGATTGGCGCCATTGTTGAAGCCCGCAATGCGGATGGCCCCTTCAAGGATTTGTTTGATTTCTGTCGCCGCCTAGACCCTAAACGGATGAACAAGCGCACCTTGGAAGCGCTGATTCGATCAGGGGCGCTAGATACGTTAGGGCCTAACAGGGCAGTGCTTGCCGCCGCCATGGAAGACGCCCTAAAAGCTGCGGCCCAAAACCATGCTAACCAGAACCTGGGCATGATGGATATGTTCGGCGAGGCGTTCACAGAGGCTGAGGAGCCGGTAGATCCTTATGCTGAGTATCGCCACGTGCGCGAGTGGACTGACCGCGAGCGGCTCTCAGGGGAAAAAGATACCCTGGGCCTCTACCTGACCGGCCATCCGATTGATGAATATGAGCGGGAGCTAAAGCGTTTTGTCTCTACTCGGATTAGCGACCTAAAACCTTCCCGCGAGCCGCAGCGGGTAGCGGGATTGGTCGTGGCAATGCGCACAATGAAGTCCAAACGCGGCGATACCATGGCGTTTATTACCTTGGATGACCGTACCGGTCGCATCGAAGCGTCGCTGTTTGGTGAGCTGTTCGAACAGTTGCGTGGTCAAATTGAGTCTGATCAGGTGGTGATTGTTGAAGGGGAAGTCTCCAATGATGACTTCTCTGGTGGATTACGCCTGCGCGGCAAAGACGTAACGCCCATGGTGACGGCACGTATACGCTATGGGCAAGCAGTAGAGTTGGCAGTAGATGCCGGTCAGATCAACGGTCGGCTGGTGGAAAGCCTGCGAGAAAGCCTGACTCCCTACCGAGATGAAACAGGCTTACCGGTGCGTTTGCAGTACCGCCATCCAGAGGCGGTGGCGTGGCTGGAGCTGGCCGATGAGTGGAAGGTGTCCCCCAGCGATGACTTGCTGCTAGCGCTGCGCGATGTTCAAGGGCAGGCAGGCGTGCAACTGCGCTATCGCTAGCGCTTGTGGATAGATAGTGCCCGGTTAAATGGCGGTAGGGCGGGTACCCAACTTGCGTGCCAGGGACAGGGTGCGATAATGCTCTTTATTTTCTTATTACATATGCATGCTACTTTGATCAGGCAGAGCCGATGAATCCTAACTACCTCGATTTTGAACAGCCCATTGCGGAACTCCAGGCAAAAATTGAAGAGCTGCGTTTGGTCAGCTCCGATAGCCAGGTGAATCTTTCCGATGAGATCGCTCGGCTGGAAGAGAAAAGCCGCAAGTTAACCGAATCGATCTTCAAGGATTTAACGCCCTGGCAGGTGTCCCAGATTTCCCGCCACCCCCAGCGCCCTTACACGCTGGATTATCTTGAGCATATTTTTACCGATTTTGACGAGCTGCACGGCGATCGTAATTTTGCCGATGACGCGGCACTGGTAGGTGGTATCGCACGCTTAAACGATGCGCCGGTTATGGTTATCGGCCATCAAAAAGGCCGTGATGTTAAAGAGAAAGTGCGCCGCAACTTTGGCATGCCGCGCCCAGAAGGTTATCGTAAAGCCTGCCGTTTAATGGAGATGGCCGAGCGCTTTAAGATGCCGATTCTGACGTTTATCGATACGCCTGGCGCTTACCCGGGTATCGATGCTGAGGAGCGCGGTCAGTCAGAAGCCATTGCGTATAACCTAGCTGTGATGTCGCGACTGAAAACACCGATTATCTCCACTGTCGTTGGTGAGGGTGGCTCTGGAGGCGCGCTTGCAATCGGTGTATGTGATGAGCTGCATATGCTGCAGTACTCTACCTACTCGGTAATCTCACCCGAAGGCTGCGCGTCTATCCTTTGGAAGAGTGCGGAAAAAGCCTCCGAAGCAGCACAGGCCATGGGCATAACCGCCGAGCGATTAAAAGAGCTGGGCTTTGTCGATGCGCTGATCAAAGAGCCATTAGGGGGCGCTCACCGCCACCCGCTCACAACGGCTGAGCGGGTTAAAGACGCTTTGTCAGCCAGTCTTGAGCGTTTACAAAGCTTTGATACCGATGCGCTGCTTGAGCGCCGCTACCAGCGTTTGATGAGTTATGGCGCCCCCGCTGCCTAAGCCACTGCTACGCTTGCTAAATGACGCCCTGGCGGAGACCCCGCCGGGGCGTACTGTTTGGGTAGCGCTTTCTGGCGGGCTGGATTCGTCGCTGCTGCTCACGTTAGCGGCCCACGTTTGCCAAGCTGCAGGGCGCCCGCTGCGTGCGATTCACATCAATCATGGGCTACAAGCAGCCGCTAGCGCCTTCGAAACACGCTGCCGGTTACTGTGTGATAACCTCAGTGTCCCGCTGACCGTCGCTCATGTGGTGGTGGATAGCCAAGGCAAGGGCGTTGAGGGTGCCGCGCGGCAGGCGCGTTACGGCGCCTTCAAACAGTCGATTCCCCACGGTGATACGCTTTGGTTAGCCCAGCATCAGGATGATCAGGCGGAGACTCTGCTGCTAGCGGCGCTGCGGGGCAGTGGTATCCGCGGTTTAGCGGGCATGCCTTATCGGCGATATTGGCAAGGATTAACCCTGCTGCGCCCCTGGTTAAGTATTAGTAGGCGCACGTTAGCGGAGACTGCTAAGGAGCTAGCGCTTGAGTGGTGTGAAGACCCCACCAACCTAGATGCCTCGTTAGACCGCAATCGTCTGCGCCACTACGTGATGCCGCAGCTCCAAGCGCGCTGGCCAAGCACTGCAAGCTCGCTGGCAAAAAGTGCTCAGCACGCCGGAGAAGCGGACCAGCTTCTGGAGGAATATGCGGCGGGCGAGTTGGCAAGTCTCTCTGTGGGAGACAGCTGCCTCAATGCTGCTGCGCTTAACCAGCGCAGTCCGCCCCGCCAGCGCTTGCTGGTGCGTACTTTCTGCCAACAGTTAGGTTTACCCACCCCGCCGCAAAAACGTTTGGAGAGCTTGCTGGCGCAGCTGGCGGTTTCCTCCGATGCCCAGGTGAAGGTGGTTTGGGAAGGTGTTGAGGCGCGGGTATGGCGTCAGCGGCTCTATCTTATGACCATCTTGCCACCGCTGCCTGACTGGGAAACGGTTTGGGATGGTCAGCCAGGACTTTCCACCCCCCTAGGCAAGCTGATGGTTTCAATACCGACGTCTCGCCCGTTGATGCTGCGTTGGCGCCAAGGCGGTGAGGTTATTGATCTTCCTGGCCGTGGCCGTCGGGATTTAAAACGGCTGCTACAAGAGAGCGAGCTGCCGCCCTGGGAGCGTCAGCGTCTAATCGTGGTGTTAGAGGGCGAGGCGTGCGTTGGCGTTATTCAGCCGCCTGACCAGGTTTTGTGGCAAGCGGCCGGGAGTCGCTTTGTGGCTACTCCAGTACGGTAAACGTAAACCCGGCGCCTGCCATATACGCCTGTTCCTGCTCCATATCAGTACTGAGCAGGGTGGGTTCATCGCTTGCAGGCAGCGTCAGAGTGAGCGCTGAGCCTTCTGCGCTAATGTCTGGTAGCGGCGGCGCGCTTTCTGGACGTGAGTGGTTAATCAGTACCGCCAAGCGCAGCAAGCGAGCAAGCTTGGCATAGCTTGCCTGTTGCGAGTCAGGGAGTGCTTGCCACTCTTTGAGTGGGAATTTGCGTCGGTGGGCGCGTACTAAAAACGCCAGTAATCGCTGTTCTGGGCGCGAAAAACCGGCGAGGTCAGAGTGTTCTAGTAGGTAAGCACCGTGGCGATGGAACTGACTGTGGGAAATAGCCAGGCCAATTTCATGCACATGGCTTGCCCACGCAAGATAATGTCCTTGAGGCTTTGTTAGCCCCCATGCTTGTTTTACGTTGGCAAAGAGTCGCATAGCGGTATCGGCGACGTTGTCGGCTTGCCGCGTATCTACATCGTAAACCCGTTTGAGCATTTCCAGCGTTTTAGAACGGGTGTCCTCAGCGCTGTTGCGTCCTGCCATATCGTATAACACGCCTTCACGGAGCGCGCCGTCGGCAAAGCGCATCTGGGTGAGGTCGAAAGCTTCAAATACAGCGCTTAAAATGGCCACGCCTGCCGGAAAGACTTTTGAACGATCAGGCTTTAAGCCATCCAGCTCAATTTTCTCCAGCTGCTTATATTTGAGCAGCCGCTCGCGGAGTTTCTTCAGCCCGCTACGGGTAATAACGCCTTCCTGCGTACTGTCGCCGTAAGCGAAGATAACGCTTGCCGCCGCTTTAATAGTGCCGCTGGACCCCACCGGGTCATCCCAGCCCAGGCGCTGGTAGGGGCGCTGTATATTGGCTAATTCCGACAGCGCCGCTAGCTCTGCGCGGCGCATGCGCTTTTCGCTTAGCTCACCGTCAGGGAAAAAGCGGCGGGTAAAGGTGACACAGCCCATGCGCAGGCTTTCCAGTGCTTTAGGCTCAAAGGACTCACCAATGATGAATTCGGTAGAGCCGCCGCCAATATCCACAATGAGTCTGCGGCCATTTTCCGCTAATGCGTGGGCGGCGCCTAAGTAAATCAAGCGAGCTTCTTCACGCCCGGCAATAATTTCGATGGCGTGGCCTAGCTGTGCCTCGGCGCGCTCGATAAAGGTTTGACTATTATAGGCATCGCGCAGCGCATTGGTGCCCACAATGCGCAAGTTGGCGCTCTCAATGTCTTTTAAAAAGGGCGCAAAGCGGCCTAAGCAGTCTAGCGCCCGCTGGATAGCGGCTTCGCTGAGATAACCTTGGTCATCTAGTCCGGCGGCTAACTGTACTTTTTCTCCTAGCCGGGCGACCACCTGCAAGCGTTCATTTTGGTAGTTCGCCACCAGCAGATGGAAGCTGTTTGAGCCTAGGTCGATGGCAGCCAAACGCTGCGGATCACCATGGTCAATGTCTTCCTTTATCGCAGTGCTAGGGAGTGAAATGTCCTTGGGCATGAGCTATCCTTCGTGTTGGCTATGCCAAGGTTGCGGCGCCCTATGACGATTGTCAATTGCCAAAGGCTTGCGTTTATCGCAGCCCTTGACTACCATCGAGCTACTGGCTTGATCCGAGCTAGCTTGTTAGCTTATTTAACACTTGTAGTAACCTAACAAGCACAGTAACTCGGTTATTCCAAGCAGTACGTACCTAGATGGCATCAGCCAGATGTCAAAGTCGTCAGATAACCCGCTGAAACAGCATTTTCTTTGCCGATCAGATTAACTAGTTTATTAGCACCCTCTCGCTAAGCAGTCATTGATGCCCTCATCTCTTATCCGGTATCTGATTTTTGACTGCCCAGCTTTCAGTATTCGAGCGTGTGCCTAGATGGGTTCTGAACGCATCACTCGGCGGAATAACCACGCCTCCTGTCTTATTCCCGGCGCTTGGCGCCCAGCTTTCATGAGCAACTTTCTAACACACCGATGAATCTCACTGAACTCAAGCAAAAACCCGTTCCCGAGCTGCTCGATATCGCCCGCGACATGGGGATCGACAACTTAGCCCGCTCGCGCAAGCAGGACATCATTTTCGCCATCCTCAAGAAGCACGCTAAAAGCGGTGAGGATATTTATGGCGATGGTGTGCTGGAAATCCTCCAGGATGGTTTTGGCTTCCTGCGCAGCGCCGACAGCTCCTACCTCGCCGGTCCGGACGATATCTACGTATCGCCGTCACAGATTCGTCGTTTCAATCTGCGTAAAGGCGACTCCATTTCCGGCAAAATTCGTCCGCCAAAAGAAGGTGAGCGCTACTTTGCGCTGCTCAAAGTTAGCCAGATTAACTTTGATCGTCCTGAAAACGCCAAGCATAAGATTCTCTTTGAGAACTTAACGCCGCTGTTTCCAGACGACCGCATGCGTATGGAAATCGGCAATGGCTCAACCGAAGACCTTACCGCTCGGATCATCGATCTGACTGCGCCGATCGGTAAAGGCCAACGTGGCCTGCTGGTGTCGCCGCCGAAAGCGGGTAAGACACTGATGCTGCAGAACATCGCGACATCGATTACGCGCAACAACCCAGAGTGTCATCTGATTGTCCTGCTGATCGATGAGCGCCCTGAGGAAGTGACCGAGATGTCGCGCACCGTGCGCGGTGAAGTCGTTGCCTCTACGTTTGATGAGCCACCGGCCCGCCACGTGCAGGTGGCCGAAATGGTCATCGAAAAGGCCAAGCGTCTGGTTGAGCACAAAAAGGACGTGGTGATTCTGCTTGATTCCATCACACGTTTGGCCCGTGCATACAACACTGTGGTACCTAGCTCCGGCAAAGTACTGACCGGTGGTGTAGATGCCCACGCGCTTGAGAAACCAAAGCGCTTCTTCGGTGCGGCGCGTAATATCGAAGAGGGCGGCAGCCTGACGATTATTGCCACTGCGCTTGTTGATACCGGTTCGAAAATGGACGAGGTCATCTTCGAGGAGTTCAAGGGTACCGGCAACATGGAAGCGCACCTTGACCGCAAGCTGGCGGAGAAGCGCGTATTCCCGGCGATCAACATTCGTCGCAGCGGCACACGCCGTGAAGACCTGCTGGCCTCTGAAGATGAGATGCAGCGCATGTGGATTCTGCGCAAGCTGCTCAACCCTATGGAAGACACAGCAGCAACAGAGTTCTTAATCGATCGTCTGAAAGATACCAAGACGAATCTGGAGTTCTTTGAAGCGATGAAGCGCCGTTAGGTGCGGCATTACGTTCAGGCACTAGCAGCTTAACGCCTGACAGCCAGGGCAAGTACCTTGAGGAGAGAGCCTTGAAGTACCACGACTTGCGCGATTTTATTGCGGCGCTTGAAGCGCAGGGTGAACTTAAGCGAATTAGCGCTGAGGTTGACCCTTACCTGGAAATTACTGAAATCTGCGACCGCACGCTGCGTGCCGGTGGCCCCGCACTGTTATTTGAGAATGTGAAGGGCCACGATATGCCGCTGTTAGGCAACCTGTTTGGTACGCCTAAACGGGTGGCGCTGGGGATGGGGCAGGATTCAGTAGAAGCGCTGCGTGAAGTGGGCAAACTGCTGGCGTTCCTAAAAGAGCCAGATCCGCCTAAAGGTTTGAAAGATGCCTGGGACAAGCTGCCGATCTTCAAACAAGTGCTAAGCATGGGGCCAAAGAGTGTTAAGCGTGCGCCTGTCCAGGATGTCGTGTATGAAGACGATGAGGTGGATCTCGGTCGCTTACCCATTCAGCACTGCTGGCCTGGCGATGCAGCACCGCTCGTTACTTGGCCGCTGGTGATCACCAAAGGTCCGCATAAAAAGCGTCAAAACTTGGGGATTTACCGCCAGCAGAAAATCGCCAAAAACCGCCTGATTATGCGTTGGCTATCCCATCGCGGTGGTGCCCTGGATTTTCTTGAGTTTCAAAAAGCCCATCCTGGCGAGCCGTTTCCGGTCGCCGTCGCGTTAGGTGCTGACCCGGCCACGATTTTGGGTGCCGTGACTCCCGTGCCCGATTCGCTCTCTGAATATGCCTTTGCCGGGCTACTGCGCGGCTCACGCACTGAACTGGTGAAATGTGGCCACGCGGACCTTGAAGTGCCAGCCTCTGCTGAGATTATTCTTGAAGGGTTTATTTACCCGGATGATATGGCACCAGAAGGACCGTTTGGCGATCATACCGGTTATTACAATGAGGTCGATCACTTCCCAGTGTTCACCGTGACGCGGATGACCATGCGCCGCGACGCTATTTATCACTCAACCTATACCGGCCGCCCACCCGACGAGCCTGCCATTCTAGGCGTTGCGCTTAACGAAGTGTTTGTGCCCATTCTGTGTAAGCAGTTTCCCGAAATTGTCGACTTCTACCTGCCGCCAGAAGGGTGCTCTTACCGTATGGCCGTGGTGACGATGAAAAAGCAGTACCCCGGGCATGCCAAGCGCGTGATGATGGGCGTTTGGAGCTTCTTACGTCAGTTTATGTACACCAAGTTTGTCATTGTGCTGGACGACGACGTGGATGCGCGTAACTGGGAAGATGTCATGTGGGCGATCACCACCCGGATGGACCCGGCTCGGGATACGGTCATGGTGGAAAACACCCCCATCGACTATCTCGATTTTGCGTCGCCTGTCTCGGGGCTAGGGTCCAAGATGGGGCTGGATGCGACCAATAAATGGCCTGGCGAAACCGACCGCGAATGGGGCACGCCGATTGTGATGGATGAAGCGGTGAAAACGCGGGTCGACGCGCGTTGGGATGAGTTGGGCATCGATATTCCGTTACCCGCATCTCGCCACAGCTAGTTCGGTGTCGCGGGCCAAACGACTTTCCACAAAGAGGCTTTAATGAGCGCAACGACGTTAACGTGCAAAACGCTAACCTGCCAAGTCACCGCCGTTGAGGATTTAAATCCTGACGTATTTGGAGTGACCGTTGAAGGGCGCGCTGAAGCCATGCAGCATGCACCAGGGCAGTATCTAGAGCTCAAGCTAGACGACGAAACGTGGGTGCCGTTTTCCATTGCCAGCGCCGACCGACGTGATGGCACCATTGAATTACATATTCAGCACTGGCCAGAACGCGATAATTCAGCGCGCTTGCGTGACCTGCTGCAAGTGGCCAACCAGCTAACAGTACGGCTGCCCAACGGCGAGTGTGTGTTGAGTTCGGAGGGTGAGCGCCCGCTGCTGCTGATTGCTGCTGGCACCGGTTTTGCTCAAATGAAAGCCATTATGGAAGCCGCCCTGCAGAGCCAGCCCGAGCGGCCTATCTCACTTTGGTGGGCAGCGCGTGAGCATCGCGATCTTTATGCTGAAAGCTTAGCGACTCAATGGGCGCAGCAACACGACAATGTGTCCTTTCAAGCAGTGACGGAATTTCCGCTAACTGAACCCCTCGCGCAGGGCGAGCGTATTTTTCATCATCAGGGCCGCGTAGATTTAGTGTTGGAGAGCGAGCTTGCCAATACGCCCATTACGCCCAGCGACTGTGATATTTACCTGTCGGGCTCGCCGGGCATGGTATACGCCTGTGTTGATGTGCTGGAGCGCCTTGGGGTCAGCAGTGAGCGAATGTTTTCAGATGTATTTGCCTACGCTCCGCGGCCTCAATAAAATGACCCACCACCCTACGCTATCTCTGTCTCGGTAAATTTCTACCTTAATAAATGGAGGCTTTATGGCCGATCATGACGACAACTTTAAAGATGAATCTGGTTTGCTTGCCATTGTGCTGGGCGTTGTAGTGCTGGTGAGTATGAGCGCACTACCTGCAACGATTGGCTGGGTACAAGCATTTAGCGGCTGATAGTTGCCATTTTGCGCATATGCAGGCAGGATTAAGCACTAGCCCTTTTGGCGAACTCATTAAACGAGAACACTGTTATGTATAACGCACCTTCTACACAGCGCCTTGCCGCCAAGCCGGAAACGGCCGTTAGCGCATATCCCGCTGTGCGTGTAAGTGCGTTTGCATTTGCTTATGCAGGTTATTGGTTTAGCCACGGTGTGCCCATGGCCGACCAGTAACGTCGCGCCAACAGGCACACCACCTTGGTTGCCTGCCGCATGCAAAGAAGCCTCGGTTGGTAACCCAACTGAGGCTTCTTTGGTTTCAAGCCTCTCAAAACGTCTACAGAACATTCATCAAGGAGCTGCACCATGTCTTACCGCGCACACGCTATCGCCCCTTCCATCGCCCTTTGCTATCTCGGCTATGGCTATGGCTGGCGATTTAGCGGCGCGCGGTCGGTGCAAGCTGCCACCTCCGACCGTGCCTGCTTGGGTGGCCCATTAGTCACAGGTAGTCATACGCGATGTCATACGCTTTCGGAGAGATAAACATGAATGCCCATGCCAGCCCTTTAAAGTCACCGCTGTCGCCATTAACAAATTCGCCGGTGGGGTCTTCCCAGCCACTGCCGCTGCCTACAGAGCTTCGCCGCCGTATAGGCGTTAGTGCGCCACTCAGTGAGCAAATTAACCAACAGCGCCTCGCCGTTCAGCGTGTACTGAATGGTCAAGACAATCGCCTCCTGGTTGTAGTGGGCCCGTGCTCTGTACATGATCCCGATGCAGCCCTTGAGTACGCCGACAGGTTAGCAGCACTGAGCGATGACATCAGTGAGCATATTCTGCCGGTCATGCGTGTTTATGTGGAAAAACCCCGTACCACTGTGGGATGGAAAGGGCTCGCTTATGACCCGGACTTAGACGGTAGCGGCGACATGTCGCGGGGTCTCGCACTCTCTCGAGAGTTAATGCACGCCGTCGCAGCACGGGGCCTGCCGGTGGCCACCGAGCTTTTGCAGCCTATGCTGGCACCTTACCTGGATGACCTGCTGAGCTGGGTCGCTATCGGAGCGCGAACGACCGAATCCCAGCTGCACCGAGAGCTGGCCAGCGATTTAAGCGCTGCCGTGGGGTTCAAAAATGCGACAAGCGGTGATGTGCAGGTAGCGATTGATGCCATGCAGGCAGCGGCCCACTCCCACCAGCGGTTTGCGATTGATAGCGAAGGTCGTCCAGTGATGCAGGAGACGGCTGGCAACCCTCATACTCACCTTGTACTGCGTGGCGGCCACGGCGAGCCGAATTACCAGGCCCACCATGTGCGCTCATCGGTCAATACCCTACAAAAAGCCGGTCAAAACCCGCGCTTGATGGTGGACTGCAGCCATGCCAATGCGCGTAAGGATCATCGCCGCCAAAGCGAGGTAATGCTGGATGTGCTTGCCCAGCGCAACGCGGGCGATGCCAACGTCGTCGCGTTGATGCTCGAAAGCTATCTACACGAAGGTAAACAGGCGCTTAAACCCAACAGTATGCGCTACGGGGTGTCGGTAACTGATGCCTGCGTGAGCTGGGAGACGACGGAGCGGCTGCTAAAAACCGCCGCTGAGCGAATGCGTTAGGCCGCGTTATTTGAGCATACGTGCTCACCATCCTCGATCGCCTCTTGTTTGCCCTGGCCAGCTCCGTATCATAAGAAGCTTCTATTGATAATGAGGTTGGCCATGGCTTTCACCCTTGAGCAGCACAGTCCCGATGCTTACCGTCGCAAAGCGCGTATGATCAGTATCGCGATGGCGGGTCAGCTAGTCGTGTTTGGTCTGCTGTTTTCGATGCTATTAGCCGCCACCTTTGGCGGCAGTTTCTGGATGAATGCCCTTGGCGTATTGCTCGGGTTGCTAGCCACTAGCGCGATGTTCGCGGTACTGCGTGACCGGCCCTGGATGACAGAAATGCGCTACGTCTGGCAGCTCAAACATCATCTTTCGCATATTAGTGGCTACCTAAAGCCCCTGCGTAAAGGGGTAGAGGAGAATAATCGTGTAGCGCTGGATATCGTGACTTTTTACCACCAGGGCATGACGCAGCTCGCTGAGTTAAATGGTCGTACTACCGACGATGATGCCGAGCGGCTGGCTGAAAAGATGCAGATAAAAATCAAGCGTGAAGAGTTAGGCCTGCCAGAGCAGGTTAATCGCTTTGACCCACAGGATTTGAGTGCTTTTAAACGCCGCTAGACGCTTGTTTAATGCCGTTAGGGTTATCCAACAGGGAGCATTGAGTCATGATCCACGCAAGAAAATCGCTCGTCGCCATGGCAATTATGACCACAACACTGGCTATCGCTGGCTGTGCCACGTCTACAACGGCGCCAAGTGAGTCTGCCAACATGACGGTAAACAGCAGTGCGCCTTTGCTGCCTGCCGCTCTATTCCCTGGTAGCGCCGAGAGGTTTGATGCCTGGGAGTGTCAACCTGCCAACCAGAACCTAGTAACCGCAGTGAACGATGACAATCTGCGTCTCTGGTCACTGCACGGCGCCTGGCGTTTACCTCAAGCCATTGTTGCCAGCGGTGCGCGCTACCAAGATGGTGTTATTAGTTTCTGGAACCGTGGCGATCAGGCGCAGGTAGAAACTCCACGCGGCCAGCTACAGTGCCAGCAAGGCTTAGCGCGCGAGGCGTCAACCCGTGCGGGTCACCCCGGCGTCATGTTTTTGGGGCGTGGTAATGAGCCAGGCTGGTCGATTGAGCTGGCCCATGACGAACCGGTAATGACCTGGACAACGGCTTACGGTACTGAAACGCACACCTTGCCCTATATGGTGAGCGTGATGGATAACGACGCGGGCCGTGTTGTGATTGAGAACGCCAATGCAGAGCGCTTTTTCCGCGTGCGTATCGAAGCTGGCGCCTGTTTTGATGACATGAAAGGCCAGCCTTATCCTGCCCGTGTGACACTGACGATAGATGGCCAGCAGTACAACGGCTGCGGCCAGGGCATCGCTCCGTAATCAATCGCTAACATTTTAGCAGTGGTAAAGGAAAGGAGCTGCGCGCCATTGAGGCTCAATAAAATCGCTAGCGCATAACGCCGTCACATTGCCTGTTGCTCTAGCCGCGAGCCTAGAAAGTGTTGTGAGCTGGAGCCCGCGTGAGGTGTCTAGCTCCTCGCTGATGTCGACGGGGCGCCAAAGCTCCCCATCCCGTGTTGCCAGGGTAAAACTGAAAGGGTGAAAACCCGGAAAACCGAGACGAATATCCGTCGCAACTAAGGTTTCCTGATTATCAATCCACTGCGTGTCATAACGTAGAAAGGGGCCAGTAAACCATGCTAACCGCTGTCCAAGCGGCCCTGCGAGCGCGCTCTTCTCAAGTGCGACATTACGCTTTATAGGCTCAAGCGTAGGGGAGCGCTGGCCATCAAAGACGCTGATTAGACTCTCAAAATAGCGATCGTCGTCAATCACGGTGGCACGCCACAAAGCAATATTAAACGGTGTTGGTTGAACCAATACGGGCGCCTCTTGCAAACCAGCGTCGGCTAATGCAGGCGCTA from Halomonas sp. 7T harbors:
- the ppx gene encoding exopolyphosphatase, which codes for MPKDISLPSTAIKEDIDHGDPQRLAAIDLGSNSFHLLVANYQNERLQVVARLGEKVQLAAGLDDQGYLSEAAIQRALDCLGRFAPFLKDIESANLRIVGTNALRDAYNSQTFIERAEAQLGHAIEIIAGREEARLIYLGAAHALAENGRRLIVDIGGGSTEFIIGESFEPKALESLRMGCVTFTRRFFPDGELSEKRMRRAELAALSELANIQRPYQRLGWDDPVGSSGTIKAAASVIFAYGDSTQEGVITRSGLKKLRERLLKYKQLEKIELDGLKPDRSKVFPAGVAILSAVFEAFDLTQMRFADGALREGVLYDMAGRNSAEDTRSKTLEMLKRVYDVDTRQADNVADTAMRLFANVKQAWGLTKPQGHYLAWASHVHEIGLAISHSQFHRHGAYLLEHSDLAGFSRPEQRLLAFLVRAHRRKFPLKEWQALPDSQQASYAKLARLLRLAVLINHSRPESAPPLPDISAEGSALTLTLPASDEPTLLSTDMEQEQAYMAGAGFTFTVLE
- the rho gene encoding transcription termination factor Rho — encoded protein: MNLTELKQKPVPELLDIARDMGIDNLARSRKQDIIFAILKKHAKSGEDIYGDGVLEILQDGFGFLRSADSSYLAGPDDIYVSPSQIRRFNLRKGDSISGKIRPPKEGERYFALLKVSQINFDRPENAKHKILFENLTPLFPDDRMRMEIGNGSTEDLTARIIDLTAPIGKGQRGLLVSPPKAGKTLMLQNIATSITRNNPECHLIVLLIDERPEEVTEMSRTVRGEVVASTFDEPPARHVQVAEMVIEKAKRLVEHKKDVVILLDSITRLARAYNTVVPSSGKVLTGGVDAHALEKPKRFFGAARNIEEGGSLTIIATALVDTGSKMDEVIFEEFKGTGNMEAHLDRKLAEKRVFPAINIRRSGTRREDLLASEDEMQRMWILRKLLNPMEDTAATEFLIDRLKDTKTNLEFFEAMKRR
- the ubiD gene encoding 4-hydroxy-3-polyprenylbenzoate decarboxylase, whose amino-acid sequence is MKYHDLRDFIAALEAQGELKRISAEVDPYLEITEICDRTLRAGGPALLFENVKGHDMPLLGNLFGTPKRVALGMGQDSVEALREVGKLLAFLKEPDPPKGLKDAWDKLPIFKQVLSMGPKSVKRAPVQDVVYEDDEVDLGRLPIQHCWPGDAAPLVTWPLVITKGPHKKRQNLGIYRQQKIAKNRLIMRWLSHRGGALDFLEFQKAHPGEPFPVAVALGADPATILGAVTPVPDSLSEYAFAGLLRGSRTELVKCGHADLEVPASAEIILEGFIYPDDMAPEGPFGDHTGYYNEVDHFPVFTVTRMTMRRDAIYHSTYTGRPPDEPAILGVALNEVFVPILCKQFPEIVDFYLPPEGCSYRMAVVTMKKQYPGHAKRVMMGVWSFLRQFMYTKFVIVLDDDVDARNWEDVMWAITTRMDPARDTVMVENTPIDYLDFASPVSGLGSKMGLDATNKWPGETDREWGTPIVMDEAVKTRVDARWDELGIDIPLPASRHS
- a CDS encoding NAD(P)H-flavin reductase; this translates as MSATTLTCKTLTCQVTAVEDLNPDVFGVTVEGRAEAMQHAPGQYLELKLDDETWVPFSIASADRRDGTIELHIQHWPERDNSARLRDLLQVANQLTVRLPNGECVLSSEGERPLLLIAAGTGFAQMKAIMEAALQSQPERPISLWWAAREHRDLYAESLATQWAQQHDNVSFQAVTEFPLTEPLAQGERIFHHQGRVDLVLESELANTPITPSDCDIYLSGSPGMVYACVDVLERLGVSSERMFSDVFAYAPRPQ
- a CDS encoding 3-deoxy-7-phosphoheptulonate synthase — translated: MNAHASPLKSPLSPLTNSPVGSSQPLPLPTELRRRIGVSAPLSEQINQQRLAVQRVLNGQDNRLLVVVGPCSVHDPDAALEYADRLAALSDDISEHILPVMRVYVEKPRTTVGWKGLAYDPDLDGSGDMSRGLALSRELMHAVAARGLPVATELLQPMLAPYLDDLLSWVAIGARTTESQLHRELASDLSAAVGFKNATSGDVQVAIDAMQAAAHSHQRFAIDSEGRPVMQETAGNPHTHLVLRGGHGEPNYQAHHVRSSVNTLQKAGQNPRLMVDCSHANARKDHRRQSEVMLDVLAQRNAGDANVVALMLESYLHEGKQALKPNSMRYGVSVTDACVSWETTERLLKTAAERMR